The DNA window TAAAAATCACTATTTATGATTCTGAAAAATTGATTGGCAATTTTTATCGGAATGGGGTATCATATTAATAGGTTGACGGACTCATCAGAGCAATTGCTCAAGCGGAAATATTATAAAAAGGCGGTTCTGCCTACTAAACTCTAAGTGAAAAGGAGCTATCATGGCTGCGAATACGTTTGAAATTACTGACGATACATTTGAAGGAATGGTGATTCAATCGGAGATACCGGTTGTTGTTGACTTTTGGGCGGAGTGGTGTGGACCCTGCAAAATGATTGCACCGGTCTTGGAGGAACTCGCCGCTGAAAATGCGGACACCTTCAAGGTTGCAAAACTGAATGTTGATGACAATCGCCAGACCGCGATGCGCTTCAGTGTACGGAGTATCCCGACCTTACTTGTGTTTAAAGACGGCAAAGAGCAACCAGCGGGTCAGATTGTCGGCG is part of the Candidatus Poribacteria bacterium genome and encodes:
- the trxA gene encoding thioredoxin, with the protein product MAANTFEITDDTFEGMVIQSEIPVVVDFWAEWCGPCKMIAPVLEELAAENADTFKVAKLNVDDNRQTAMRFSVRSIPTLLVFKDGKEQPAGQIVGAMPKDVLKKKILDTL